The Neurospora crassa OR74A linkage group I, whole genome shotgun sequence genome segment GGACGCTGGCGGCCCGCCGGCTCTCACTGATGGTGataaaaaggaggaagaggaagagcagGAGGATGCCGCATCACCCCTTGAGACCTGCCTGAAGACACTCGGCGAGCGGTTGAAGCGCATCTACGACAATCTCCCGCCCTGCACGGCTTTCATCGTCTACACCGGCACTGGTGACCCGCGCGAGATGAGCCGGCTGCAGGCCATGCAGGCCCAGTTCAAGAAGGAGTACAACACGCCTGGCTCTAAGTGGGACCAGCTTAGTGTGCAATGGACGGACAGGGAGGATCAGGCTCTGCGTCGGGCTCTGAAGGTGGCGAGAAGCGGCATTGGCTTCATTGGAGTTAAATAGGCTCTGAGCTCTATGCCCCCGAGTGGACGctggagaaagaagaattaatatCTGTGGGAGGTGGTTTCAGGGTAGCTGTTGGCGTGAACATGGTTATGGATGGCAGCGAAGAGGTTCTTAGATGACATCAAGACAGTATAGACCTTATGGCTTTGCTTGGTGCGTCAACGATGGTTTATAGAATATCGTCAAGATACATACTTCGATGCCGCGGGCTCTACGAACATTTACTTCTCTTTACGAAGTTTACCATAAATTTAGAGAAGGCGACGTCTTGAGTCTTCAGCATCTATTGCCAATATCACCGTTTTGTTAAGGTTCAGTGATACACGCTGTTGACCAAGAGCCTCAGCTTTGCACACCTTCATTGGATCTACTCTTCTATTTCTGGTTGACGGTAGATACTAGCAAGATGGTGATCCCAAACTTGTGGATATCAAAACGAGCAAGGTATGGCAAGGACACGCAATGCAGATTCTTTCAGAAGCCTATGTATCGTATCTATCTATGTATGTGTCTGTGAACACAATCCGCTTTTCTCCGCTCACCATCGTGAAGCAAGAAAGAAACACACGACACCCAGCAAATGCAAAACCAGACTCACCACTAGCCGAAAAGCACCAAGCCCCATCTTCGACTTTTCACTCCCCAACACAAGCTGTTAACAACCCCGACAAGCCAGCTACATTCGCTTTGTACAGTACTTAATATTTGTATATTCACCAAAACTCCCTATAATCATCCGAACATAGTGTACTCGCCTCACTCGACAAGTAACCCTCGTCCAAGTCCTCATCACAccactgctgctcctccttcaagGCCTTCTCCATTTCGACATCAACATCGTAGTAAACATCCTCCATAGCGTCATACCCAACCATCCACTCCTGAGCCTCTTCTTTCAACTCCAACTCTGACTCACTCTAGAAATCAAACTCACCACGGAAGATCTCGGGATCCACGCCCGTAGTAACCTTCTCCGCCAGATCCCTCCGTCCCATCTGCGTGAACACGCGACGGAGAGTGTCGTAAAGGGTCGTGCTCCTGTTCTGCGTCATCATGTTATCGATACGCGAGTCGCTATCACCCGCATTGCCGCCCAGCAGCTCGCGCGCCTTCTCGCGTCCGCTCTTCTCTACAGACTTGTGCATGTCCAGCGCCGCGAGCAAGTGACCCGCGGCCTCAGCATGGCAGCCAATGTTGATGCACGAGACGCCAAGGTTGTAGCGGGCGCGGACAAAGTTGGGGTGAATGGCGAGGGCCTTTTCGTAGGCGGCGATGGCCTCCTCGGAGCGGCCGCTGTTGGCGAGAGTGGCGCCCAGCCGGTTCCAGAGCAGGTGGATCTGTTCGCGCTGGTTGGAGGTGCCGAGCTCGGTCGAGTGCAGCGCCGACTGGAAGCAGTCGACGGCCTTGTCGTAGTCCTCGGCGCCGTAGAACAGGACGCCTAGGCCGACCTGCACGTCGGGGTCCATGTGATCGCCATCGGGAGCGAGGCGGGCCGCctcgaggaagaggttggtgACGCGCTCGTGCAGCTGGGCGCGGTCGGTGAAGCCCATGTCAGCGGCCGAGGAAAGGTTACTGGGTGAGATGACGCTGGGGTACTTGGTCGACAGCCAGCGCTCGAGCGTGCGGTAGGCGGTGCTGTCGTAGCCCTCGTTGGTGTAGGAGACGGCTAGGCCCATCATAGCAGAGAGGTTGTTGGGGTCGAGCTTCATGGCACGCTCGAGAGCACGGATGgcagcttcttccttctcgttCTGGGCTTGCGTCTGTCCGAGGTAGACCCACGCCTCGGTGTGGTCGGGGTTCTTCTGGACCGCAGCCTCGAAGGCCAGAGCAGCTAGCGACAGGTTCCCGCCCTCCTTCATGATACGAATACCCTCTTCGAATGGGTTTGGTGTCTCCCTGAAGAGGTTATCTTCCTCGAAGAGGTACTCTTGCACGATAGGGTCCGCGCCGAGCCTGCCGTTCAGCGTCCAATCTTCCTTTTCCAGGTTCTCACTGTCGAACTTGGCAAAGTCGTCCTGGACATCAATCTCGTCCAACTCCTTCATGGCGTCTCTTTCGGCCTGGATACCGCGCCAGATGGATTCGAGATCGCCAGCACCAGTCTCGGAGTGAAGTAGCGCCTCGTCCATCTTGTTGAGCTCGGGCTCCATGGCGCGGGCCTCGTCACCATTGATCTCCAGCTGAGCAAAATGCTCTTCCCACTTGTTCTGGTCGAGCTCAACAACTTTGCCCTTACCCTTGCCCTCGGGCTGTAGTTGTTGCTGGGGAATGTTGTGCATCTGAGGGCCGTGCATGCCGACCATGGGCTGGTACATGGGTCGCTGCATCATGTTGTAGTTCATGTTGCCCATGCCCATCATGCCACCACCCATCATGGGGCGCTGAGCAGGCATCTGGCTGGCGGTGGCCGGCGCCGCGGCGGGGTGCATTTGCTGGAACTTTGAAAACTCATCGGCGCTGAACTGAGTGCCAGGCGGCGCATTGAAGGCGGCTTCCATAGCCGCCTGTGTGTTGTGGAAGTCCTGAGCCCATGCTGGCGAGGCGTTCGGGGCGCGCATGTGGGCGCCTTGGCTCGGGTCGAGGTGAAGCATATGTCCTTGTTCGAGAGGCATATGAGCCATCTCCGGCGTTTGGTTTAGGAATCCGTTCACCATCTGTTCGAGAGGATCGTCATGTCAGCCAAGAGCGCATGCCTTGCCGTCAACAATATCCATGAAGATTCCTTACCTCATCTTGGCCAGGCCCGCGGTTAATACTCCGGAAGCCACCAACCGCAGCATTGGGACCTCTGTTGGCAAGTCTGTCATGTTGGAGGCTCTTGTCGTCTCCAACATGCTTGGTAAACTGACTGAGCGGGTTGCCCGCCGTCGAACACTCGGCTCCACCCATGAAAGACATTTTGAAGATGTTGGATATTAATGCGACAATGGCGATGTTTCGGCGAAAGTTGACAACGAAGCCCAAGACAGAAGACAAGATGGGCGGCTCTTGTACACTATCTGGTAGACGAAGTAGAGCGCTATGCGGTCGACTGTTGGGAAAGCAGCGGCCCGCGCAAGTTGTAGAGGCAGGCTGG includes the following:
- the pex5 gene encoding peroxisomal targeting signal receptor codes for the protein MSFMGGAECSTAGNPLSQFTKHVGDDKSLQHDRLANRGPNAAVGGFRSINRGPGQDEMVNGFLNQTPEMAHMPLEQGHMLHLDPSQGAHMRAPNASPAWAQDFHNTQAAMEAAFNAPPGTQFSADEFSKFQQMHPAAAPATASQMPAQRPMMGGGMMGMGNMNYNMMQRPMYQPMVGMHGPQMHNIPQQQLQPEGKGKGKVVELDQNKWEEHFAQLEINGDEARAMEPELNKMDEALLHSETGAGDLESIWRGIQAERDAMKELDEIDVQDDFAKFDSENLEKEDWTLNGRLGADPIVQEYLFEEDNLFRETPNPFEEGIRIMKEGGNLSLAALAFEAAVQKNPDHTEAWVYLGQTQAQNEKEEAAIRALERAMKLDPNNLSAMMGLAVSYTNEGYDSTAYRTLERWLSTKYPSVISPSNLSSAADMGFTDRAQLHERVTNLFLEAARLAPDGDHMDPDVQVGLGVLFYGAEDYDKAVDCFQSALHSTELGTSNQREQIHLLWNRLGATLANSGRSEEAIAAYEKALAIHPNFVRARYNLGVSCINIGCHAEAAGHLLAALDMHKSVEKSGREKARELLGGNAGDSDSRIDNMMTQNRSTTLYDTLRRVFTQMGRRDLAEKVTTGVDPEIFRGEFDF